A portion of the Krasilnikovia cinnamomea genome contains these proteins:
- a CDS encoding TetR family transcriptional regulator, giving the protein MTQAIGLRERKKAATRLALHEAAMRLAAEHGFDHLTVEAIADAANVSRRTFFNYFSGKEEAIAYADAVRVACLVRLVRAQPADEVPWVALTRVADQLITEWYADLDPAWLAQRRRLRAHPALAAQQIAAYATVERELAAELATRLTGPDAELRSRVLAATYLTTVRVAIQHWTDHPDGSVRDMIHTALAAAAPAPHGR; this is encoded by the coding sequence GTGACCCAGGCGATCGGACTGCGCGAACGCAAGAAGGCCGCCACGCGGCTGGCCCTGCACGAAGCGGCGATGCGCCTGGCCGCCGAGCACGGCTTCGACCACCTGACGGTCGAGGCGATCGCCGACGCGGCCAACGTCTCCCGGCGTACCTTCTTCAACTACTTCTCCGGCAAGGAGGAGGCCATCGCGTACGCCGACGCGGTCCGGGTGGCCTGCCTGGTGCGGCTCGTCCGCGCCCAGCCCGCCGACGAGGTGCCGTGGGTGGCGCTCACCCGGGTCGCCGACCAGCTCATCACGGAGTGGTACGCCGACCTCGACCCCGCCTGGCTGGCCCAGCGACGTCGGCTACGCGCCCATCCGGCGCTGGCCGCGCAGCAGATCGCGGCGTACGCGACGGTCGAGCGGGAGCTGGCCGCCGAGCTCGCCACCCGGCTCACCGGCCCGGACGCGGAGCTGCGTTCGCGGGTCCTCGCGGCCACGTACCTCACCACGGTGCGGGTGGCGATCCAGCACTGGACCGACCACCCGGACGGCTCGGTCCGCGACATGATCCACACGGCGCTCGCCGCCGCGGCCCCGGCACCGCACGGCCGATGA
- a CDS encoding alpha/beta fold hydrolase — protein MYFSDQGSGTPVLLLPANGHDSRDYAGVVPTLSGRNRVIAVDWPGFGRTPAPEPPGSASAGAFAAELAALVERLNLPAAHIIGNSIGGYAAARLAIEAPHRVRSLVLVSPGGFPVLGFGDRLFISLRGRPGVTRLINRRFASSYLHLRTPLTRQIIERATYRRGDVRAVIDAAIWRSFRDPDFDLRSLADQITAPTLVAWGRHDPVFGARARAQVARSLPRASTITFDTGHVPFAEDPAAFLAEVQPFLDRVEGDAAHARGDQMDGRGGRQGI, from the coding sequence ATGTACTTCAGTGATCAAGGCTCCGGCACCCCGGTCCTGCTGCTGCCGGCCAACGGGCACGACAGCCGCGACTACGCGGGCGTCGTACCGACGCTGAGCGGCCGCAACCGGGTGATCGCGGTGGACTGGCCCGGCTTCGGGCGCACACCCGCGCCGGAGCCGCCGGGCAGCGCCAGCGCGGGCGCGTTCGCGGCGGAGCTGGCCGCGCTCGTGGAGCGGCTGAACCTGCCCGCGGCACACATCATCGGCAACTCGATCGGCGGATACGCGGCGGCCCGGCTGGCCATCGAGGCGCCGCACCGGGTCCGGTCACTGGTGCTGGTCAGCCCCGGCGGATTCCCCGTCCTGGGGTTCGGCGACCGGTTGTTCATCTCGCTGCGGGGACGCCCCGGCGTGACCCGGTTGATCAACCGCCGGTTCGCCTCCTCGTACCTGCACCTGCGTACACCACTGACCCGGCAGATCATCGAGCGCGCGACCTACCGTCGCGGTGACGTGCGGGCGGTCATCGACGCCGCGATCTGGCGCAGCTTCCGGGACCCCGACTTCGACCTCCGGTCATTGGCCGACCAGATCACCGCGCCCACCCTGGTCGCGTGGGGACGCCACGACCCGGTCTTCGGCGCCCGGGCCCGCGCCCAGGTCGCCCGCAGTCTGCCACGGGCCAGTACGATCACCTTCGACACCGGGCATGTGCCGTTCGCCGAGGATCCGGCGGCGTTCCTCGCCGAGGTGCAGCCGTTCCTCGACCGCGTCGAAGGCGATGCCGCGCACGCCCGCGGTGACCAGATGGATGGGCGCGGCGGCAGACAGGGGATCTGA
- a CDS encoding TetR/AcrR family transcriptional regulator has protein sequence MARVRDPEGKRAALLAAGLRLAGRGLQGWSINAITAEAGVAKGTFYVHFAGRAEYLLALHHLFHERVLGGMGDAVGDQPPGRAALLAGALAYLDGCLNERAVKALLLEARIEPVIQAEIGARNEMVAVLTEPHFAAMGWREPRTCARLFIALVAEAALLELPGGVPDPAVRRAVAEFLDRTREG, from the coding sequence ATGGCCCGGGTCCGCGACCCCGAAGGCAAGCGGGCGGCGCTGCTGGCGGCCGGGCTGCGCCTGGCCGGCCGGGGTTTGCAGGGGTGGAGCATCAACGCCATCACCGCCGAAGCCGGTGTGGCCAAAGGTACGTTCTACGTGCACTTCGCCGGGCGGGCCGAGTATCTGCTCGCCCTGCACCATCTGTTCCACGAACGCGTTCTCGGCGGCATGGGCGACGCCGTCGGAGACCAGCCGCCGGGTCGCGCCGCCCTGTTGGCGGGTGCGCTGGCGTATCTCGACGGCTGCCTGAACGAACGCGCGGTCAAGGCGCTGCTGCTGGAGGCGCGGATCGAACCGGTGATCCAGGCGGAGATCGGGGCGCGCAACGAGATGGTCGCGGTGCTGACCGAACCGCATTTCGCGGCGATGGGGTGGCGCGAGCCGCGCACCTGCGCCCGCCTGTTCATCGCCCTGGTGGCCGAGGCGGCGCTGCTGGAGCTGCCCGGCGGCGTCCCGGACCCAGCGGTACGCCGGGCGGTGGCCGAGTTCCTCGACCGCACCCGAGAAGGTTGA
- a CDS encoding lysylphosphatidylglycerol synthase transmembrane domain-containing protein — MTVATGIRDQDGESVELAEPTPAPQPTARRRRRPPWWLRLTVLAVATVAAGFTLRGRIPAPRDVAGMLADADLRWIAAAILLQFLSQVAFALQQRRLLAGAGVRLPVRQAVAITYSRSAISMVLPAGSAMSAAFAIRQYRRHGAATGTATAVTVLSGLASAAGLALLAGAAFASRTTAWLIRAATERPGPLLASLAALAVVGVIALTAHRWRHTVGRTVTRWSMVARAVEQARRAARDVRSVSLRDWAATIAYAAVNWLLDLACLVAAAHAVGVEVPWRHLATAYLAVQIARQIPLTPGGIGLIEASLLTALVTGGIAEAGAAAVVLAYRLISFWLILPPGLTAYVRLRRRPATARFTSSRAPRGNA, encoded by the coding sequence GTGACTGTGGCGACGGGGATACGCGATCAGGACGGGGAATCCGTTGAGCTGGCGGAGCCCACCCCCGCCCCGCAACCCACGGCACGACGGCGCCGCCGGCCGCCGTGGTGGCTGCGCCTGACGGTGCTGGCGGTCGCCACCGTCGCCGCCGGGTTCACGCTGCGCGGACGCATCCCGGCGCCGCGCGACGTCGCCGGGATGCTGGCCGACGCGGACCTGCGCTGGATCGCCGCCGCCATCCTGCTGCAGTTCCTGTCCCAGGTGGCGTTCGCGCTGCAACAGCGCCGCCTGCTGGCGGGCGCCGGCGTCCGGCTGCCGGTACGGCAGGCGGTGGCCATCACGTACAGCCGTTCCGCGATCAGCATGGTGCTGCCCGCCGGGAGTGCGATGTCCGCCGCGTTCGCGATTCGTCAGTACCGGCGCCACGGCGCGGCGACCGGCACCGCGACCGCCGTGACCGTGCTCTCCGGGCTGGCCTCCGCTGCCGGGCTCGCCCTGCTGGCCGGAGCCGCCTTCGCGTCCCGGACCACGGCGTGGCTGATCCGGGCCGCCACCGAGCGGCCCGGTCCGCTTCTCGCCTCGCTGGCGGCGCTCGCCGTCGTCGGCGTCATCGCGCTCACGGCGCACCGGTGGCGGCACACGGTCGGCCGCACCGTGACGCGGTGGTCCATGGTGGCCCGCGCCGTCGAGCAGGCGCGCCGGGCCGCCCGGGACGTGCGCTCCGTCAGCCTGCGGGACTGGGCCGCCACCATCGCGTACGCGGCCGTGAACTGGCTGCTCGACCTGGCCTGCCTGGTCGCGGCCGCGCACGCGGTAGGCGTCGAGGTGCCCTGGCGGCATCTCGCCACCGCCTACCTGGCCGTGCAGATCGCCCGGCAGATCCCGCTCACCCCGGGCGGCATCGGGCTGATCGAGGCCAGCCTGCTCACGGCGCTGGTCACCGGCGGGATCGCGGAGGCGGGCGCCGCCGCCGTCGTGCTGGCCTACCGGCTCATCTCCTTCTGGCTGATCCTCCCGCCGGGACTGACCGCATACGTACGGCTCCGCCGCCGCCCCGCCACCGCCCGATTCACCTCGTCGCGAGCGCCGCGCGGCAACGCTTGA
- a CDS encoding proprotein convertase P-domain-containing protein: MRVGVVASLLAMSAIVSAAPAAAAEPPYSVSATPSTTTIQPGGTVTVAVQTEMSTDRQPVALELSAFTGISAEVTFERPKLTAGESTTMTMRVNPDARSGTHRIEVMAHMNGPEFFTQYATFDLTVTGFTMAVGPQAATVEPGGSATTTITAAGEGHNISFFAPKLPADMTATLSPWSVGEGGTSTLTVQTTKYTPPGTYPIRVVGRSSVNEQESIFTLTIPGHQPGCSGRTDVPVWAPWITTAKSWVNVSGCDRRASSRTTVELHLRGKNVEPLQVVLLTPNGYSRVVKKANYDRHRASLDETFTVDASTEPANGVWELRLFNGDTHSTQLVGWTVNP; encoded by the coding sequence ATGCGGGTCGGTGTCGTCGCCAGCCTGCTGGCGATGTCGGCCATCGTGAGTGCCGCGCCGGCCGCCGCGGCTGAGCCGCCCTACTCGGTCAGCGCGACACCGTCCACAACGACCATCCAGCCGGGTGGCACCGTGACCGTAGCGGTGCAGACCGAGATGAGCACGGACCGGCAGCCCGTCGCCCTGGAGCTGAGCGCCTTCACCGGCATCTCGGCGGAGGTGACGTTCGAGCGCCCGAAGCTGACCGCGGGTGAGTCGACGACGATGACGATGCGTGTCAACCCGGACGCGCGGTCCGGGACGCATCGGATCGAGGTCATGGCGCACATGAACGGCCCCGAGTTCTTCACGCAGTACGCCACCTTCGACCTCACCGTCACGGGCTTCACCATGGCCGTCGGCCCCCAGGCGGCCACCGTCGAACCCGGGGGATCGGCCACCACCACCATCACCGCGGCCGGCGAGGGCCACAACATCTCGTTCTTCGCGCCCAAGCTCCCCGCCGACATGACGGCGACGCTCAGCCCCTGGAGTGTCGGTGAAGGCGGAACCTCCACGTTGACGGTCCAGACCACGAAGTACACGCCTCCCGGCACCTATCCGATCCGGGTGGTCGGCCGGAGTTCCGTCAACGAACAGGAGTCGATCTTCACGCTCACCATTCCCGGACATCAGCCGGGCTGCTCCGGCCGCACCGATGTTCCGGTCTGGGCGCCATGGATCACGACCGCGAAGAGCTGGGTGAATGTGTCCGGCTGTGACCGACGCGCATCCAGCCGGACCACGGTGGAGCTCCACCTGCGGGGCAAGAACGTCGAACCCCTGCAGGTCGTCCTGTTGACCCCGAACGGTTACAGCCGAGTGGTCAAGAAGGCCAACTACGACCGGCACCGGGCAAGCCTCGACGAGACCTTCACGGTGGATGCCTCAACGGAACCGGCGAACGGGGTGTGGGAGCTGCGGCTCTTCAACGGCGACACGCACTCGACCCAACTGGTCGGGTGGACCGTCAATCCGTGA
- a CDS encoding MDR family MFS transporter, producing the protein MSARTTAALDAQPMTHRQTLEALSGLLMVLFVAMLSSTVVSVALPTIMGALNGSQIQYTWVVTATLLTATAATPIWGKLADLFNKKLLIQIAIVIFVVGSVIAGLSQNAEQLIAARAFQGLGVGGLQALVQVAIAAMIPPRERGRYNGYLGGVMALATVGGPLLGGVIADTSWLGWRWCFYVGVPFSVVAFILLQITLHLPTLKRDQVKIDYLGASLIAASVSVLMIWISFVDDSFGWLSWQTAVMVGASVALLALAIRVESRAADPVVPLGIVRERTTALAILGSLAVGMAMFGGAVFLGQYFQIGRGYSPTEAGMLTIPMMAGVVLSSVIAGRLITRSGRVKPYIVAGSLILVAGFAALGTIDHETSLTLVGAAMFVVGVGVGMTMQNLVLAVQNTVALKDIGAASGTVAFFRSLGGTMGVSVLGAILAHRVTDRVTRDLAAIGVHPTGGSGGGSLNLGALPEPIRHIIRAAYGDATGHIFLISAAIAAIGVVAALLLPQITLRTSLDLNDTTRSAAVAADAFDGAPAFDEVPVDTDRYSTPASR; encoded by the coding sequence ATGAGCGCTCGCACCACCGCCGCGCTCGACGCGCAGCCGATGACCCACCGGCAGACCCTGGAAGCGCTCAGCGGGCTGCTGATGGTCCTGTTCGTCGCGATGCTGTCCAGCACCGTCGTGTCGGTGGCCCTGCCGACGATCATGGGGGCGCTGAACGGGTCGCAGATCCAGTACACCTGGGTGGTCACCGCGACGCTGCTGACCGCCACCGCGGCCACGCCGATCTGGGGCAAGCTCGCCGACCTGTTCAACAAGAAGCTGCTGATCCAGATCGCCATCGTGATCTTCGTGGTCGGATCGGTGATCGCGGGCCTGTCGCAGAACGCGGAACAGCTCATCGCCGCCCGCGCGTTCCAGGGCCTCGGGGTCGGCGGCCTGCAGGCCCTCGTGCAGGTCGCGATCGCCGCGATGATCCCGCCCCGCGAGCGCGGCCGGTACAACGGCTATCTCGGTGGCGTCATGGCGCTGGCCACGGTCGGTGGCCCACTGCTGGGCGGCGTCATCGCGGACACGTCGTGGCTGGGCTGGCGGTGGTGCTTCTACGTCGGCGTGCCGTTCTCCGTGGTCGCGTTCATCCTGCTGCAGATCACGCTGCACCTGCCCACGCTCAAGCGGGACCAGGTGAAGATCGACTACCTGGGCGCGAGCCTCATCGCCGCGAGCGTCAGCGTACTGATGATCTGGATTTCCTTCGTCGACGACTCCTTCGGCTGGCTCTCCTGGCAGACCGCGGTCATGGTGGGTGCGTCGGTTGCGTTGCTGGCGCTGGCCATCCGGGTCGAGTCCCGCGCGGCCGACCCGGTCGTCCCGCTGGGCATCGTCCGGGAACGCACCACCGCCCTGGCGATCCTCGGCAGCCTCGCGGTCGGCATGGCCATGTTCGGCGGCGCCGTCTTCCTCGGACAGTATTTCCAGATCGGCCGCGGCTACAGCCCCACCGAGGCGGGCATGTTGACCATCCCGATGATGGCGGGCGTCGTCCTGTCGTCCGTCATCGCCGGGCGGCTCATCACCCGCAGCGGCCGGGTCAAGCCCTACATCGTGGCCGGCTCGCTCATTCTGGTCGCCGGCTTCGCCGCCCTCGGCACCATCGACCACGAGACCTCGCTGACGCTGGTCGGCGCCGCCATGTTCGTCGTCGGCGTCGGTGTCGGCATGACCATGCAGAACCTGGTGCTGGCCGTGCAGAACACCGTCGCCCTCAAGGACATCGGCGCGGCGAGCGGCACGGTGGCGTTCTTCCGGTCGCTGGGCGGCACCATGGGCGTCTCGGTGCTGGGCGCGATTCTCGCCCACCGGGTCACCGACCGGGTCACGCGCGACCTCGCCGCCATCGGCGTGCACCCCACCGGCGGTTCCGGCGGCGGCAGCCTCAACCTCGGCGCGCTGCCCGAGCCGATCCGGCACATCATCCGCGCCGCGTACGGCGACGCGACCGGTCACATCTTCCTGATCTCCGCCGCCATCGCCGCGATCGGTGTCGTCGCCGCACTGCTGCTGCCACAGATCACGCTGCGCACCAGCCTCGACCTGAACGACACCACCCGATCGGCCGCCGTCGCCGCCGACGCGTTCGACGGCGCTCCCGCCTTCGACGAGGTCCCCGTGGACACCGACCGCTACAGCACCCCGGCCTCCCGCTGA
- a CDS encoding potassium channel family protein translates to MFKLSLVERRFAAFMRTPLSVRAAMAVIVSATVVSVLAGGILIRIVDPEEFPDVGTGLWWALQTVTTVGYGDVVPEKAVGRVVGALFMLEAIAFVAIVTAAITSSFVERARQERAAGADAQQHAEADPIAAQLADLKAQLTRIERLLEHARSTPPNS, encoded by the coding sequence ATGTTCAAGCTCAGCTTGGTGGAACGCAGGTTCGCGGCCTTCATGCGCACGCCATTGTCGGTACGCGCAGCGATGGCCGTCATCGTCTCCGCGACCGTGGTCAGCGTCCTCGCCGGTGGCATCCTCATCCGGATCGTCGACCCCGAGGAGTTTCCCGATGTCGGCACCGGACTGTGGTGGGCCCTGCAAACGGTCACCACGGTCGGCTACGGCGACGTGGTCCCCGAGAAGGCGGTCGGCCGCGTGGTGGGTGCGCTGTTCATGCTGGAGGCCATCGCGTTCGTCGCGATCGTGACCGCCGCGATCACCTCAAGCTTCGTGGAACGCGCCCGGCAGGAGCGCGCGGCCGGCGCCGACGCCCAGCAGCACGCGGAGGCGGATCCGATCGCCGCGCAGCTCGCCGACCTCAAGGCGCAGCTGACCCGCATCGAGCGGCTGCTGGAGCACGCGCGGAGCACGCCACCGAACAGTTGA